TGGGTGCAGTAACCCCAGAGATTAACAACATTACGATGCTGGACTTTAGCTAGTAACTTGGCCTCGTTGACAAACTCGTTGTTGCCTTGCTTTGAACCCTGAGATAGCTTCTTCACTGCTATGTCTCTCCCGTCAGGTAACCTTCCCTATTTTACACAAAAGGGTTTTATTAAACCTCATCAGCACAAACAGAAGCTAAACCCTAACgaaagttttgatctttgggGGATATTGAATTGAGGGGGTTACCTTGAAGACGGGTCCGAAACCGCCTTCGCCGAGTTTGTGGGTCGGGTTGAAATCGTTGGTAGCGGAGACGAGGGCTTGAAAGGTGAACACTTTCTGTTCCTGAGCAGAGATTTTATCGATTTCGTCTTCAataccttgaagaagaagatggaattGAGGGTCAATTTTAGGAAACATCagagaaaaagaggaagaagggTTGAATCTAAGGAGACTCTTACCTCGATTGGAGCTGCGTTTGAAAGGTTTAATGAGTTTGTGAAAGAAGTTCATGGACTTGGTCACGTCAAGATTGCTCTTTTGAGAGTTCTTTGTGACCATCCCATGGAAAGCTACAGACGAAAGGTTATAAAATTGAGAAGAGAAATCGAATTGGGGAAGACGGTTTCTATTCTGCGGCGTTCTATTGGTGTTCGCTGAAATGTAGTCTCTGAATCTCAGATTGTTATtgagtgatgaagaagaagaagaagaagaagaagaagaggaagaagcgtGTTCTcgtgtaattttatttattttttggtttgaatgCGCGGAAAAGACAGGAAGAAGtcttttgctcaaaaaaaaagacaggaAGAAGTCAAAGATGaattcgtgttttttttttttaaacaaattaaatccctctcaaagaaaatatataaaagtcaAGTCAAGTCTTTCTTCCACTTTTtcagattattttattttattttatttgaaatttgcGATTATTTTTGTCAATGGTgatataatatttcattaacTACTAAAGGTtgtagatttgttttttttgttttgttgaaaaAGGTCTTAGGTTGTGTAGATTTgttgttcttatatttttatttattgggaGAATTAAGTATGTAAATTAGTCTTATACTATATAGCATGGTTCAAATTTTAGGAGCTGAAATTGCttctttaaaaatgttttctgatttatattatttagaatATACTAAATTGTATTGTTATGGTTGCTTGTGGTATCACTGATTCACTGTATAACTTATTCAGATTCAAAACCAAATGATTAGTACATTCATATATTAATTGATTTTCAACTACTTTTTAATCCTTTCTTTACTCCGAGTTTTTCCTTGCTTAATTCACTCCTCCCACTTGAAACCTTCCTAGCATGCACAATTCAACTCAAACGAGATCCAGAGACATATTTTTTCCTAGCAACGGATTCCGATGGCGACTTCTTACACGCTTCTTGCCGACTTGCATGAGAAGTTAACTTCAAAGAACTCCATCTTCTCTTTAGTGTAATAGATTTATGCATTGATTATGACTGATTATGTGGCATTGTGAAACAGCCCACGCTTTTCCTAGGGACCGTGAATACCAACCGACTCTTAAACCTCTATGAATATGACTTCTTTGCAGCTTCACTTCTTTGAATTTAAGGCAGGACAGTGTAGACAGTGGGTTGAGCCGTTGACGCAAGGCTTATACGTTTAAGCACACAATCTTAACAAAGGTGGAGAGCTCGTGGGTGTAGATATTCTTCTGGTCGATGACAAGGTAATCTTACTGACATCGCTTTTGTGTACTTTTACATATCAATTTTGTACTTCtggatatttttttctctccttCTGTTACTTCATAGTAGACGATCCAGGCTTCTATTAACGTTGACCGGCTCAACACCTTCAGACAACTGCTCAACGAAGGAGCTCTTTATAATCTAAGTTTGTTCGATGTAGCACGGAGCCGCCCAAAATTTTTCTTCACTGACGCACATGTTGTTACATATTCACTGATCAAACCCGTTTCCATCGAGATTATGGAAGCTAGTTCCCCTACCCCCACAGAGATCTACAGGTTCAGTAATTACGACCATCTAATGgctttcttcttcacaaagtTTATTTCTCTACAAACACTTAAAAGACTTTCTACATCTCAACAAAGTGTTTCATTCCAACAGAAACAACATTAATACTCGTACGTCAAGAAAGAAGTCACGAGACCTTCGCTGCCTTGATATGTTAACGTAAGGTACACTCACCTTCTCTATTCTTTCAGTTTTATATATCTGTTGTCTATATCTAaccttatatttttttctaaggTCCCTGAAACCATATAGTATATACAATACATGATTTGTCCCGTCTCGTATCTATATCTCAGACACTCTTTCGATCGTCATATCACTTTGGGGCCTAAATTTTCAGTGTGTAAATGGGTATATTTCCTGAGTTTGGTGGCTGGATCAGTCAGAACACTCAACAGCCTAAAGAATCTGAAAATGTTAAATCCAAGCCTGTGAGAGAGACAAAAACTCATGATGAGAGAGATGAGACAAGGGAGCAATTAAAACTGTGGAGAGATGCAAATAAGAAGAAACAATATAATGAACCTTCTCCTACGGTGAAGGTAAGATCAAATCAGCtaacaaaattacaaaacatttatatatatatatatagaactatGAGATGATCcctaattttcatttatattttcttatatttgaaGGTGCATACAGACCCTAATATTGATAGCTTTTCCAATATGGAAATGGAATTTACATTAAGATTGCCACCTCAAGCAGCTTACGACTTTTTAACTAATCATGACAACAAAACATACTCTAGAGAAATCAATGGCCGCCCACTTCtggtttgtttttttacttATCATTGTATAATTCAAATGTGTATATTTAAGAgctttttttaaaataatagaagaaattctttttaatgaagAAAGCCATATCAAGAAAAGTTACATCAGAGAGAGGTTTAGGGGATAGGCCGATCCTGGAGGTTGATAAAGAGTTGTCATGGAACTTCCTTTTCTTTTCAGGAACGATCCCAATACGTCTATATGTCCTCGAAAAGCCAGAAGAACTTTCTGTAAGAAACGTCTCACTCTCTATATATCTCATAAGAATCATTGTTTTTGATCAAGTCTTGGAAAACTTAATTAGGGTTTCTCCTGCTTATTGCTGGCAGGCATATAACTGGAAAAGTAGAAAAGGAATGGACTACATGGAAACGTTCAGGGTTGACTACACAGTGGAGCCAATATATGTTGATGCAGAACGCTTGTGCAAGCACAAGAAGCCGAAGAGTATTGAAGAATACAGAAAATGTAGTGGTGGAAAAGGATTGATTGCGTCCAAGATTAAAGTGGACCAGAGTTTTAGGCTTTCTTTTCCTTGGAATCTGCCTCTGCTGTCTTTGTACTTCCGCCGGTTCACTGTTGAGACCACTAAGAAAGTGGCGGAAGATCTTCAAACGCGGGCTGGTGATATCCGAGGTTTTTGAAATACACAAAACCCCGGTATCCGTCGGTTGTAACGTCTTCGTAAAACAACACATCAAATAGTGTTTTAAAATCGCGTTATCATAAATTCGAATAGCagaatttttaaagttaaaatcttGATATTTTCACGAATAAGTACTGGGGAAAATTTGCACCTTGCCAGGGATGAAAGTGATGAACAAATTTTCCTAGACATgatattaattatgttatatcGATTATTTGCATCGgtaaaataagaaattttacAACCCTGAAAAGGCAGAAAATA
The sequence above is drawn from the Raphanus sativus cultivar WK10039 chromosome 7, ASM80110v3, whole genome shotgun sequence genome and encodes:
- the LOC108814224 gene encoding uncharacterized protein LOC108814224 isoform X2 produces the protein MGIFPEFGGWISQNTQQPKESENVKSKPVRETKTHDERDETREQLKLWRDANKKKQYNEPSPTVKVHTDPNIDSFSNMEMEFTLRLPPQAAYDFLTNHDNKTYSREINGRPLLERSQYVYMSSKSQKNFLHITGKVEKEWTTWKRSGLTTQWSQYMLMQNACASTRSRRVLKNTENVVVEKD
- the LOC108814224 gene encoding uncharacterized protein LOC108814224 isoform X1 is translated as MGIFPEFGGWISQNTQQPKESENVKSKPVRETKTHDERDETREQLKLWRDANKKKQYNEPSPTVKVHTDPNIDSFSNMEMEFTLRLPPQAAYDFLTNHDNKTYSREINGRPLLKAISRKVTSERGLGDRPILEVDKELSWNFLFFSGTIPIRLYVLEKPEELSAYNWKSRKGMDYMETFRVDYTVEPIYVDAERLCKHKKPKSIEEYRKCSGGKGLIASKIKVDQSFRLSFPWNLPLLSLYFRRFTVETTKKVAEDLQTRAGDIRGF